From a region of the Rhinopithecus roxellana isolate Shanxi Qingling chromosome 8, ASM756505v1, whole genome shotgun sequence genome:
- the DDX49 gene encoding probable ATP-dependent RNA helicase DDX49: MPGFTELGLSSWLVAQCQQLGLKQPTPVQLGCIPAILEGRDCLGCAKTGSGKTAAFVLPILQKLSEDPYGIFCLVLTPTRELAYQIAEQFRVLGKPLGLKDCIIVGGMDMVAQALELSRKPHVVIATPGRLADHLRSSNTFSIKKIRFLVMDEADRLLEQGCTDFTVDLEAILAAVPARRQTLLFSATLTDTLRELQGLATNQPFFWEAQAPVSTVEQLDQRYLLVPEKVKDAYLVHLIQRFQDEHEDWSIIIFTNTCKTCQILCMMLRKFSFPTVALHSMMKQKERFAALAKFKSSIYRILIATDVASRGLDIPTVQVVINHNTPGLPKIYIHRVGRTARAGRQGQAITLVTQYDIHLVHAIEEQIKNKLEEFSVEEAEVLQILTQVNVVRRECEIKLEAAHFDEKKEINKRKQLILEGKDPDLEAKRKAELAKIKQKNRRFKEKVEETLKRQKAGRVGHKGRPPRAPPGSHSGSVPSQGPA; this comes from the exons ATGCCAGGCTTCACGGAGCTCGGGCTGTCGTCGTGGctagtggcacaatgtcagcagCTGGGTTTGAAGCAGCCCACGCCCGTGCAGCTCGGCTGCATTCCCGCCATCCTGGAGG GTCGAGACTGTTTGGGCTGTGCCAAGACAGGCAGTGGGAAGACAGCAGCGTTTGTCCTTCCCATCTtgcagaagctttctgaggatcccTATGGCATCTTCTGCCTCGTCCTGACACCCACCAG GGAGCTGGCCTACCAGATCGCAGAGCAGTTCCGGGTCCTGGGGAAGCCTCTAGGGCTGAAAGACTGCATCATCGTCGGTGGCATGG acatGGTGGCCCAGGCACTGGAGCTCTCCCGGAAACCGCATGTGGTCATCGCCACACCAGGGCGCCTGGCAGATCACCTGCGTAGCTCCAACACTTTTAGTATAAAGAAGATCCGCTTCCTG GTGATGGATGAGGCAGACCGGCTGCTGGAACAGGGCTGCACTGACTTCACCGTCGACCTGGAGGCCATCCTGGCGGCTGTGCCGGCCCGCAGGCAGACGCTGCTGTTCAGCGCCACGCTGACCGACACACTCCGGGAGCTGCAGGGCCTGGCCACCAACCAGCCCTTCTTCTGGGAGGCACAGGCCCC GGTAAGCACTGTGGAGCAGCTGGATCAGCGCTACCTGCTGGTGCCCGAGAAGGTCAAGGACGCCTACCTGGTCCACCTGATCCAGCGCTTCCAGGATGAGCATGAGGACTGGTCCATTATCATCTTCACCAACACGTGCAA GACCTGCCAGATCCTGTGCATGATGCTGCGCAAATTCAGCTTCCCCACCGTGGCTCTGCACTCCATGATGAAGCAG AAAGAACGCTTTGCCGCCCTAGCCAAGTTCAAGTCCAGCATCTACCGGATCCTGATCGCAACAGACGTGGCCTCCCG AGGCCTGGATATCCCTACGGTACAGGTGGTCATCAACCACAACACCCCCGGGCTCCCCAAGATCTACATCCACCGAGTTGGCCGGACGGCCCGTGCAG GGCGGCAGGGTCAAGCCATCACGCTGGTGACACAGTACGACATCCACCTGGTGCACGCCATTGAGGAGCAGATCA AGAATAAGCTAGAGGAATTCTCCGTGGAAGAGGCCGAGGTGCTGCAGATCCTCACGCAGGTCAATGTGGTGCGAAGAGAGTGTGAGATC AAACTGGAGGCGGCCCACTTTGACGAGAAAAAGGAGATCAACAAACGGAAGCAGCTGATTCTGGAGGGGAAG GACCCTGACCTGGAGGCCAAGCGCAAGGCCGAGCTGGCCAAGATCAAGCAGAAGAACCGGCGCTTCAAGGAGAAGGTGGAGGAGACGCTGAAGCGACAGAAGGCCGGCAGGGTTGGCCACAAGGGGCGTCCACCCAGGGCCCCACCTGGGTCCCACTCAGGCTCTGTCCCCTCCCAGGGCCCTGCCTGA
- the HOMER3 gene encoding homer protein homolog 3 produces MSTAREQPIFSTRAHVFQIDPATKRNWIPAGKHALTVSYFYDATRNVYRIISIGGAKAIINSTVTPNMTFTKTSQKFGQWADSRANTVYGLGFASEQHLTQFAEKFQEVKEAARLAREKSQDGGELTSPALGLASHQVPPSPLVSANGPGEEKLFRSQSADAPGPTERERLKKMLSEGSVGEVQWEAEFFALQDSNNKLAGALREANAAAAQWRQQLEAQRAEAERLRQRVAELEAQAASEVTPASEKEGPGQGQSLEQLEALVQTKDQEIQTLKSQTGGPREAPEAAEREETQQKVQDLETRNAELEHQLRAMERSLEEARAERERARAEVGRAAQLLDVRLFELSELREGLARLAEAAP; encoded by the exons ATGTCCACAGCCAG GGAGCAGCCAATCTTCAGCACACGGGCGCACGTGTTCCAGATCGACCCGGCCACCAAGCGAAACTGGATCCCGGCGGGCAAGCATGCACTCACTGTCTCCTATTTTTACGATGCCACCCGCAATGTCTACCGCATCATCAGCATCGGGGGCGCCAAG GCCATCATCAACAGCACTGTCACTCCCAACATGACCTTCACCAAAACCTCCCAGAAGTTTGGGCAGTGGGCGGACAGTCGCGCCAACACCGTCTACGGCCTTGGCTTTGCCTCTGAACAGCATCTGACACAG tttgctgagaagttCCAGGAAGTGAAGGAAGCAGCCAGGCTGGCCAGGGAGAAATCTCAGGATGGCGGGGAGCTCACCAGTCCAGCCCTGGGGCTCGCCTCCCACCAG GTGCCCCCGAGCCCCCTCGTCAGTGCCAACGGCCCCGGCGAGGAAAAACTGTTCCGCAGCCAGAGCGCTGATGCCCCTGGCCCCACAGAGCGCGAGCGGCTAAAGAAGATGCTGTCTGAGGG CTCCGTAGGCGAGGTACAGTGGGAGGCCGAGTTTTTCGCGCTGCAGGACAGCAACAACAAGTTGGCAGGCGCCCTGCGAGAGGCCAACGCCGCCGCAGCCCAGTGGAGGCAGCAGCTGGAGGCTCAGCGGGCAGAGGCCGAGCGGCTGCGGCAGCGG GTGGCTGAGCTGGAGGCCCAGGCAGCTTCCGAGGTGACCCCGGCCAGCGAGAAGGAGGGGCCGGGTCAGGGCCAGTCACTGGAGCAGCTGGAAGCTCTGGTGCAAACCAAGGACCAG GAGATCCAGACCCTGAAGAGTCAGACTGGGGGGCCCCGCGAGGCCCCGGAGGCTGCCGAGCGTGAGGAGACTCAGCAGAAGGTGCAG GACCTGGAGACCCGCAATGCGGAGCTGGAACACCAGCTGCGGGCAATGGAGCGCAGCCTGGAGGAGGCACGGGCGGAGCGGGAGCGGGCACGGGCCGAGGTGGGCCGGGCGGCACAGCTGCTGGACGTCAGGCTGTTTGAGCTGAGTGAGCTGCGTGAGGGCCTGGCCCGCCTGGCTGAGGCTGCGCCCTGA